From Malaya genurostris strain Urasoe2022 chromosome 2, Malgen_1.1, whole genome shotgun sequence:
TTCCCATATCACGgatcgagaaaaaaaacaaacaacgtGACGAACGAAAGTGTTGAAATTGATTACCATTTTTCTAGACTAATCCGCAGAGTTGTATAGTGAGTCGGCACGCACGTACCAATATCAATTTTATGGTTTCCTTCGAAGTGAGAAACAATTTCTTCACCGACTGCCTCCGGGGCTAATCGATGGCTGAAACGAATTCATAAACAAAACACAAATAAGCAAACACTGCCCCGAAGTTGATGTCACCCTTCCGTTTGTTATTGCACTGCTTGGTTTGCAAATCTGTCAACTTTTGGAATCTTGGCATGGCAAACTTAGCGGCCGGCAACCGACCACGCATCCACGCGcacatcagaacaaattggctcaaatggcacgttccccttgatattaatGGATAATGGCGATGTTGAAATTTGTTTGCAATGAAAGATACTTATTCGAAACTAGGCATCAGCATCGGTAAACTTTCCGTTTGCCGTTCACTCAGTCATGTCgaaattatcgaaaaaaaattatttgtccTCTAGTCTAATGAGTAAATCGAATTGGGTCGACTATGATTCCCGGACTTGTAGCTCTTTTAAGCTCACCCAAATACGTTATTAGGTGAAGAGCATCTAATAAAAGTTTACCCTTCTAACACGATTATGCAAATATTTGCAAATGTTATCCACATTCAATCAACGAAGCCGCTtgatttcatttcattacaaCACATCTTGCTTGGTTAGGAAAATTAACTTTCCAGATTTATTTCGCCAATTTCCGACGCAACTTCAAGGTGGTGTTCCGCATGATCGACTGTTTATCTGCAAAATAATCACACCTAAAAGATAGATTGAGAGGCAGAGATCAAGCTACCGGAAACAACTAGCAAAGCTCGCAGCTCGTGCGCCCACAGTCCACACAGCCTCAGCATAACGGTCAATGACATTCCGGTCTACGGAGTAAATCGTAAAAAATGCATTAATTCGATCGCTTACTGTCCCATTCAAAACCTAACGGTATGCCATTCAGTCAGCTTAGCTTTCTAATAAGCTCTTGTTAATCTGACCGCATTTATTCCCGACGAGGAAAATTCCATCTCACTCTGCTAGATGAATTGCATCAACCGTTTTGCGTGGTTCGTTCGCACTGCCATGTTTCGGCATAATTGAACGATTCGATCGAGAAACCACTGGAAGTTACCCCGATCGATGACAACATTGCACACCTCGACAGCCGACGAATTCCCCGAAGCCAATTGGCATCATACTGTCCCCGTTCATGAGCAGTATTATGGTGGTACGCACTTCAAAGCAGTTTGGCTGTCGTTCGTATTTATGTTTACGGTTATTTGTATCTTTGGTGTGATGCTAATTCTCCGTGCTGCTCATGTCTTCTAGTAGGTTCCCGATGCAGCACCGTAATGTGGGGTGATTTTGGAGtgtgcagaaaaaaaaacaaactaccAGAGAAGAAACGTAAACTGGATCGGTGATTTACAGTGCGAGGATTCTTAcatacttaaattttattgttgaaataattgctcggcaaaatgtataattactgagaatctcggcaaacCTAAATTTggcaactgtcaattattgccgaacttgtcagcagcaaTTTTGCTGTTAGTTTGGCAAAAGCGATCGGGATCGAATCATGGAttaccgagtcatcagtaatcgagtGTAGAAAGGATTTTGCTTTATTATTGCATGGAATACTTATCACGAAAGCCAAGTTTGCGGAATGAGTATATTTTATTGATGCTCACTTCAATTcaaaataaagaatgcaaatctCGAAACGAAATATCAcagataaaaacatttgtttctagTGCTCCTCCTAcctgaaataaacaaacagtcaaAAGTATATTCCACGCAAAAACAGCcatccaaaaatttttttttatctaacttttttttcgccaaagaatttgaaaatattcgacacgtattttttaatTCCACTTAGCTTTTCACGCAGTACTGAAATCTCTTTCTTTCGCCCAATTCATATATGTTTTTCAGCTCCATGTAATAAAATGGCGACGTTCGGTAAAagcctggcattacattccttttgtggaatttggcctttctgtttcaacagacttcgcagccgattcttagtgtacagaatcattgcatggctagtactatggatcctactgacactaagaatccttccaggtcggggctcgaacatacgacaactggcttgtaagaccagcgcactatgcattgaaccaccaacccgggtcaACGTCCGGTGCTATACAAAATCAATAGGTGACATTAGATGAAAACATATTATACCAAAATTCGGCAATAAAAtgcgctttaccgagatatctgAACTTTACATTAACGAATTTCGTCAAGAAGTATGTGAATTACTGAACAATAATTAAAATTTAGTGTTGCCGATCTTattcggcatttcattatgcTGAGTTCGAGAATCGGTTCTAAGTGTGTAGTGgtaacccaagtagcacaccTCGTTCCTGTATTGCATTATTGACTCCTCACGCAATGAATGTGTCATTGGAAAAGTGCACTTATGCTTTTATTTTGTGCAACAAATTGAAACTATGGCAAGTAATTGCTCAGCACACTTACAACCGATTATCGTGCTCGACTAAATGTCGAGTTAAATCGACAATACTATTTTCATGCTTAAATGTTTCATTCAAATGCTCTTCTCCGAGATTCGTTTAAATTATATTCTGAAATCTCGTTAAAGAGCATCTTTTTGTCGAAGTGTCACATcatagtttgcagaacttgtcaGTAAATGACGAATACACCGAATTCAGCAAATGCGTTTGCCGGGACTTCGAACTGCGAGTTGGTTTTTACCGAAATTCGGCAGGACACTTGTCATTCAATGTCGCTGGTCACGCCACGTCACCATTTCTCCTGAAACGGGAAAATGTACAAATTGTAGAAAGGAAAAGATTTCGATATCTCGCAAAAAGATGTGAATTTAAAATCAAGGGATCCACTTTTCAGATCTAATTTAAGATATCTGTTTATTTCTCAACtgaccaaaagttcggataaaagagACTGATTTAGCTTAAGCAGCTTTCAAAGTttatcaatagcattctaagcagtgcattttttaagtaattatccacacttgaaagttcgcgcgacgcaaccgaacgaacttctaagctgcttctagaatacattgttcagcttctatgcggcgagaaagttcacacggaacttgttctgtactttcaagttgccaatagttccgcgtgtacttttaagcaactTCTGATTGCTTGAGTTACAGCCAGAGAAGTTGATGAGtactacaaaaaaaatcttcagcCGTTTTACGTTCGTGTTTCTCAACCTCAATCTTTGGTgctagttatttcaaacaaaaaagtaaaattcCTTTTCTTGGTGCTTTTGAACtttgatgaaactttgcacatggcttcagtatggcaactcacgactgatttttaaaaagggcgtatgtatttttgcatttcaccaaaaatGCCTTTTCCAAATCGTTGTAatccggaaaccgttaattgtacaaaaatggcgttcaggaagaagttttagggaatcgattgggcactctaaaaaaatatacactgaaaaaaaattaaatattaaataaaattcatgtacatgtaataattgtagatatagcaagcaaacaaacaattcatggaaatataaaaaatggtgttataattaaatatcccagcatctcaagaacagctatttttagaagaaagaatatcatgaacaaatctattgcctttaacctgtagaataatatcgacaacacgaccagacactccgaagaaaaatcggaataaaaagtgttcgtgagtgatttaccacgagttaccataaatatagtgaccccttgaaaatgacaaaaactagctattcgagcaacactgttcaagttgctatgaactagttaccaaggagcaccagaataaataaacaaacagtttgaaatatttGTGGAACAATTCCACCGACTTGAATTTTTGTGTCTTTTCCAGTTATTTAGTGAATTCCGGAGAAcaagtaaataatttgaataatgatcGATGCAAATTATGATAAAGCTGAGTGCAGGTGAGTGcttgaattttattattaaatttaatttttctatttGCAGTTAACATTCTTTCGCCGCCTTCGAAAATGCTTCTGGCCATGGACATGGCCTACAAATAGAGGAGTTTAACAAGTCATTATCCTCCAGTTCCACGGTTACCAAACCTGATCGAGCATGTAGAATGAATACGACTCTCGGGTTCAATGTGGAAGATCATTTTTATATATAGCCAGAGTGAGAAAACGCGACATTTTGCACGGAAACTAAAGCGGTTTCAAGATGATTACTTCCACTGTTTTTGTTATTATACAATTAATTACTACGTAGGTTTTGATCGTATACCGTAATTACCGTATCTATGTagaaaatatattataatatatatattcTAAATTATACAATGATTTTGTCATATTATACAAACGAAATTAAGAATAAATTGcagtgaaaaacattttcgacTTCTCAAAGACGCTAGtgttaataaaaaatttaagatattctttaattattttcaaaatatacatatttttatttcatgctTTAATAACTTTTGCTAATAATTAATCATTttcattctgattttgtcagaaaaagacatacgattttttcaatatcatgttatttttattttcgtttgtatGTCCTTTAACCAcgagtaaacttttttcaataaaaaacattGTTTACGATAGTtgcataaaataatttttattttcctaATTCGCATTATTTTGAGTTCCAAGTTCGTTGGAATATACCCTCTCCAAACACAGTTGCGCGCTGTAAGTGTACCCATAGGCAAATTTTTCAGTACCACCCGAAAATACAACTTTCTAGCTGCGAATATGAAATGATTAGAGCCTTCCTCTCTGTGGCAGCGACGAAATTGTTTCAGTTCATTAAAGAAAatatacaaataaataaaaaaataagccAAAATGACTCTAAACTCcctgaaataataaatttaatacctgccaccgagccaactacactcagtggtttcgttttaagtgagaatctctcgattttgtttacattccttaTGTAGTTACCAAGcctactggtaactgtttttcaaaatcaataatttaccaacttgtgttgccagttccaacattttctcaagcgatttcgttttgacattaccagttactgaggggtagttaaatttgcgatacagttttgatagtcgagtggcaggtcgtgtcgtcgataatattctactgtttaaatgattatctttcaatgagaacttgaaatttcgaatatatctgtgaattgttttagctgtgacTTCTTCATTTTCCAAAAgccacggatgggatagccatcaatctgtaggttttaataagagctttgaaataaaaattatcaaaaaaaatcgaaaccctgattttgtttaatttaattttttttgttctttttgaaattattgagaaaaaaaatccaattttttttcagtgtatagttttttttcttcctggacgccattttgtacgatgaacggtttccgaattgtaacgagacccgtaaactgttttagttgtaacttcttcatttttcaaagtgCCATCAATCtgaaggttttaataacagctttaaaatgaaaattatcaaaaaaaattgaaaccatgctcttttttcatttaactttttcggattattttgtaattattgagaaaaaaaatcaatttttttgtttcagtgtatatattttagagtgtccaatcgattccctacaacttcttgctgaacgccatttttgtacaattacggGTTCCGAGTCACaatctctccatcggttcaaaacttatggtttgccttaccgaagccatgtgcaaagttttatccaaatcggagaaggtcgagtctgatgatctgctaagcatttctggaattgcttatatataaagtattcgaaatacgtaccTGTGAATAaacgtttattatacatttcAAAGTGTTGTTGTGTATAATGACGTAAATGTAGTAGAATTaaatagttttaaaacattattcgagtgaatggaaacaacattataGTTTACTTATATTCTTGCGAAACAGTTCACTTATTTTGATGTTACCGCATGGAGAAAGATATGAACACtgcttaaggatcaagagtaaaccaagttaacttgtgttggtaatttgtgtaataTGTACATTTCAttcggtacgtatgtcatagatgtatgaattcatatatgcagtgcaaccagttcatcaaagtggcttgcacgattgcgttttaaacaatcttttttaacaataatgtattctcaaatgaatgttaagtctgactttttggatgaaatatcagttttgatcaatttttcaatttgaaaattgtttacattttatgaatgtggattttatttccctaataaaaaagttagcaacactgcttcaattcatttgtattagattgcgctacacaaattgagcaaaactaaatattttctgttacaaaaacagttttccgaaaaaataaatagttttacgacaaccttccatatccattgccttttgtGTGTTAAATTAAAGAATCCTATTTTGCTGAACTCTGAAATTTCAATCGTTTCCTATCGAGTTTCAAAGTTGTCCCACGATACAGTAACCCACAGCGAGCTCGTGCCTACCGATCGCGGTGTAATGGCACTCCACTCGATCACGCTCATAGGCCTGTCCATGCGGCGAAGACGGCGGAAGACACAGATATGAGCGGATGGCGTACCTGAGGAAATACTCGTATCGTGCCTACCAACATAATAAATATAAGATCTCGCCACCGAACGGAGTCAGTATTCAAAGAGAAGCTACACAAGAAACTTGATTATAAAAAGTAATACAAAACAGAAGTTTGTGAATCAGAAGAGTGAAATTAACGAAGCaacaaatcaaaatgaaatattCGAAAAGTGCAAGTGCATTGTTTTTTGGGGTGGCGATAGTGTTCCTAGTGGCCACTTGTGTCAGTGAAGCAAAACCGATCGACGCGTGGGATCAGCTGTCAGCCGTCGGAggcaaaatgttctacaaaatgTTGGAATATCTGGGCGATTACGACGATCTTGACGACGACAGTGTGTTAAGAAAGCGGGAAGAACCGGCCACTTTGCTACTGCCCAGTAATCGGGTAGAGTACGGAGTTAAAAATGACAAATGCAAACTGCCAGTACGGAAGGGAGTTTGCCGAGCACTTCTGCCCAGGTGGAGGTGAGTAAACGAATGAGTAACGGGCGGAACTAGGGTTTATTTTGTGACGCCGTACTACGATGCAATAGCGTGCATCACGGTGAAAGTATCGCGTAATACTGGCCGGGAAGTTGTGGTGAAATCTCCCAAATATAGCAAATAGGAAGATGTATTAGGTCTGTTGTGTATCCAATAACTGTATTATACACAGTTGAAAACAAACTATCGATtataaacaaatgtttttaaagGTACAATGCTTCAAatagtcgaattttgcactgcctgaagtcaacaataattgtattcttcttTAGTGACGGTTGTAGCTTTTGTTACTTacacttacacgatcattaaaagtgtcattactaaaaaataatatcattttaatgaacgtttaTGGTGCagttttctatgcaaatttaAAATATCATTACTCAGTCATCATtagaaatgacaaaaatattgCTCGTGAAAGGGCCGCTGTTGACTTTATTCACTCATTTCaaatcgatctatttttttgttttgtttcgttttgTGAACCGTTTTATttcatcgactgacttggatgatacGTGAAAGTAAACTCTTCAAATCTAACTACAAGAAAGCATTTCCACTCACCTTGCCAAAaaatcaaagtcttggcattacattcctcttATGGAATTAAGCCTTTCAGTTTCAACAGGGTAGCCAATTCTTAGAGTACATTGCGTggttagtactacgatcctactgacaatgaGAATCCGGCAAAACAATTctgagatttgcacagccgagcgCTTGGTAAttgtctcggcaaaatgtatgattactgagaatctcggcaatccggctgtcaattattgccgaacttgtcggcagcaattttgctgttagctcggcaaaggcgattggcacattgtcgtaaaactgaattaccggtagcgaaacctgaaaatgaaaaatggaaccaagaaaaggaagattcttccgaaaattttcatatcggcagtagtgatttgcaacgatttttttgtttattcaatagtactaaTAGATACcagcaatgaaaacaaactcggagtagaagaatatcgatttcaaaatgattactactactttttttagtgtaaactacaattcaacatggaaaatcttcagaaatgtgtgaaattgggtaaggttaggttttttcggaccaGCATTTTTTTAACAGAAACCAGTGCAATAATGATTTCTCGAACAATAGACTGTTTAGCGATCAAATACCATTTATTTTAGatatttccgggcatttgaaaaatggtattgaaccaagtataatgctcttctctaaataaacgttagttttcgcacaataaattaagatcaacattaccacacattttcttccacttctactatgatgtgaagtaattaaaatttttcctgccgatttgacagctcttgctgaaagtatcatctctaaacaagcagcgcctctacgtTTCAAGGCAGCGTCATTGTGCCAATCaggattgaatcatgaattTCCGAGTCATCAGTATTTGAAtataaaaagtatttttttcattattgtaTAAAATGaatattagggtgggacaaaatattaatatcagctccaccaaacttttcgtgttctttTTGGGTCCCATGAgcatcatgcaaaattttagctcgatcggagaaactatattttctcgcccgcggtttaaagtttgtatgggatttagtatggagaaattcactttttattaaaaaatcgactggagatcaacctatgaactctaaaaatcagtgcatgtgttattttcgtagtAAATTTATCGAGCaggaaaactttagaagacagCGAAACAATCCGCAATTTGTAGAAagtgttattaaaggaaaaccgactcaaggtccgaacaatggctcactCCTTaatataaagactgttccagaaagtatggacgcactttgatttcgctgtaaataattcacaagtgttagctattcaaattttattcgatatactgataatattagaataCACCAACAGAATatcattctcaacatttgctttcggctgccgagacatgtttcctaagatgtgccttcgttaatgcccaaaattcctcaattggtcgaagttgtgggcaatttggtggattcgtgtcttttgggacgaaagtgacatttttggtagtttaccattctaccgttgatttcgagtagtggcaagaagcaagatctggtcagaagacaacaggatccttgtggcttcgaatcatgggtagaagtcgtttttgtaaacatttcttgatgtatatttcgctgttcattgaagcagtggtgatgaagggtttcgaaatcttaccgcagctacaaattgcttgccagaccatagctttctcacaaaatttttcgacttcaatcgatgtctcggactggtttaacacttgcccttctcgcaccgtattatattgtagtcccggcaaggatttgtaatcgagttttacgtaggtttcgtcgtccatgattatgcagttcaaatttccagcaagaatcgtattgtacagctttcgaaccctcggcctgatcgatgcttcttgtttcggactacgttttggttgtttctgcttcttataggttcgaagattcaaacgttctttagcacgaagaacatttcacttcgaagtgcccacttttttggccacaccccgaactgaaacctcatttttttgctcgaacgccttcagtatacgtttatccaactgagggttagcaggacctttttttcgacccgttttcggtttatcctcaaagatgttattctcatcgaacttcctgattgcatttcgaacggctttttcacttactccttccatttttgctatctttctcggtGACagcccgcgttctgtgcaccatttttatacaatttttcgacgttgttctgctgaaagtccacgcatttcgaaacaaacgagtgaaaacgaataaacaactgcacaagtggttagagaagaaaaaattgacagattctgaaccattgcgaaatggcagcggtttttggttgcgtccatactttctggaacagtctttatctagcaccactgctgctagtagtggtaatatgattgtgcttttttttattatgccaTAACGgttgatttgagttgtttgatgtattCACAAAAGTTTCTCAGCTGAGTATGAGGATTATTTTTAGGTGACAAGCCATGTTCCAAAGCTCACTGTGACacaaaaaagtctaactttttaatttgaagaaataggttcttggaatcttctacaatattttagataaactTAAATCCAATAACTTTGCCGAATATACAAACTCTCTATTtcttatagtttagaagatatagatggtactattttatgcaaacaaaaacacaatttacatgactttttgtgtctttcagtaaggtttggagcatggtttgtcacttaaaaataatctttatactctgctgagtaactatcgtgaagacatcaaacaactcggatcaaccgttatagcacattaaaaggaagtcacatcatattactttcactagcagcagtggtgctagatatattaagaattgagccattgttcggaccttgtgccgGAtaccctttaataactttttctacaaacgtcggattgttttgcggtcttcaaaagtttttttcctcgttaaatttcctacaaaaatatcacatgcactgatttttagagttcataggatGATCtccagtcgattttttttttgttaaaagtgaatttccccatactaaatcccatacaaactttaaacctcgagcgcgaaaatatagtttttccGATCGAGCTAAGATTTTGCATGATGCTTATGGGACTCAAAAGGAAAACGAACAATTGGTGcagcgagaaaataaaccttttcatctttttcccatacaaccttgtcccaccctaatgaaTATCACACATAGCTAAAGTTGCGGAGCGTGGATGTTTTTTTGATGTTCCCTAAAGAAAATTATATCTAGTGCTTTTCAATGCCTCTACCTGGAAATAAGCAGATATTCGTGAGTATAATGAAAAGAGATAGTTTTTTTATTAACTACACactaagaaaatttcgcagaattcggtaattttttaccgaattttctgaacgttcggtaatcagttcagtaattaaattgattaccgatcgttcggtaattgctgaagtgtcaaacaactaccgttaactgtaaaccaaatggatctaactgattgttcagtaattttttgtttgtctgttttcttttggttaaaattctggattttcggatttcaaaaaacaacacaaatttacaaaaacgaatgaagaaaattccaacctgttgtggctatggttttattccacgaaaaaagggtcaaatgttttccggttgaccggaattatgagcgccttccaaaacactgcacaatccgtcgagttcacCAGAAATTATCCTCGaccgatttgtgtaggcagcaagtggaaaagtgatttattattttctgcctataagtaaacaaaaagtttttagtggttctaatgttttaaaaactttagcacctgtacctcaatccattcgatgtactcttcaagaatttttttgtttggttaataaaaagacacttactgaaaattttaataactgtttgacagttagtttaacgacaatcagttttgaaagaagttcggttattggaagataattttaccatacggacagtatggtttttacccTACTCGGcggctattcagatttaccgtatgaattgtatatctatttacaaaattctgtaacgAAAATTTACGTCAaattgatcgtccggtaaaaaattgcataattattgtaaaatataactcatgtaccgaaatatcggtcatttctatagattaccgaaatttctcgtcaaaattattaccgaacaaaggaattaattCTTAGTGTGTACGTTTTCACGAAATATCCCAATCTTTTTCCTTAATCAAATTATAATGTTTTCCATCGCGAAACTCCACGATTGGTGGCGACGTGGTGTTTTGCGTGTCTcgccgagtttcagtaaaagctaacacactgctcgaaatctcggcaaacggctgacaaattcggtgtaatattatgccaaacttcggcaaaaaAAAACTCGCTTTACCGAGAGATCAGAATAGTTCGGAAATTCAATAAAATGCCGAGCTCGGAGAATCTGTTTTGAGTatgtacgacaactggcttgtaagaccagcacccgATGATGCATCGAACGGCCAACCCGGACCGAAGTAGTTTATATTAATGAATCTTGGCAAATTAGTTTGTAATAATGAACATTTTGACAACAAGACAGGCTTTTGGGGGTTCCTATCAATTTCTGAAAAgctaaatttattatgaacatacTATATTAAGTTTTCTTTTTGAAGATCTTCAGTTTCTGAGCAATAATTTATTGATTGATACTTACGATTGAAAAGTCACATAATTATAATGTACCGACCATCAAAAATCGTGTTTAATCGCGTGAAATTTTTCTTattcatttgatgaatggatttgCAATCAATGCGTTGGTCTGAAAATAGTAATATTTCAAAGATGTGGGCTTACTCGTAACAGCGATTATAATCTTAtgtagggctattgtaccaatagtcaactcattagtagagtcgccatattattttgccaattactcgactttcaacttTAACCGCAgataaaattgttcaatacttctgttatagcgacgcgaaaactcgaagcgaatgcacctatttcCATCTTACTATTTCAGTcgatctatcaaacagagacaacagatctcactctaactagtgGTTTCCGTATATAAGATGACTGCTGGTTTCCGTATATAAGATGACTGGAGTCGTTACCCTATAGCAATTTTAGCCAGACGTTTTTAAGGTTAGGTCTAGGTTAGGTTAGGtaattgtatttatttttttcacattcttAGTAATAGACTGACCAAGACTATAGTGAAGACAAGCTGTTTGGCT
This genomic window contains:
- the LOC131431214 gene encoding kunitz-type serine protease inhibitor HNTX-03141017-like, yielding MKYSKSASALFFGVAIVFLVATCVSEAKPIDAWDQLSAVGGKMFYKMLEYLGDYDDLDDDSVLRKREEPATLLLPSNRVEYGVKNDKCKLPVRKGVCRALLPRWRYDPESKTCHEFTFGGCDGNANNFLTYEKCMDTCKGV